In the genome of Thermococcus sp., one region contains:
- a CDS encoding DHH family phosphoesterase yields MRILVLGGGALGRSIAEALRGEFEVVIVEKDEIRVRALEESGFHVVQGDFSYTATLLKAGIEKSELVIITTMNIETIKKTVYVIRTNNREVPILTVLPDDTSLDELTESIKESFEADIKVDYAVSPRSALRDALIGMVKHIGERKNVNLLVKKLRELKKDGDSLLIVMHDNPDPDSLASAAALSLIAQTLGLKTKIVHGGEITHHENRAFVNLLGIEVARVSRGSYELKRYPFIALVDCQPNGNLTILDSSDYDKIKIVIDHHQVLQHLSDVLPDDAFLDIRPDVNSASSILVEYLKGLNITVSPSLATALFYGIYIDTKKFSKLSPVDLKAIEFLAGKVDYELLDKIEHPDISTETAEILARAIMHRRMYKNVIISNVGFITNRDALAEAADFLLRLEGITTVLVFGIVDDKIEISARTRDVRVNIGVIMKEAFGELGSGGGHARAGGARIPLGIFKLAKDKNSLLKLVEEAVTERFLEALKVKEG; encoded by the coding sequence ATGAGAATCCTCGTACTCGGTGGAGGGGCCCTTGGCCGGTCTATAGCCGAGGCCCTCAGGGGAGAGTTTGAGGTAGTCATCGTTGAAAAGGATGAAATAAGGGTTCGTGCCCTGGAGGAGAGTGGCTTTCACGTTGTTCAGGGTGATTTCTCCTACACAGCCACACTGCTCAAAGCTGGGATTGAGAAGTCCGAGCTGGTAATAATAACGACGATGAACATTGAGACCATCAAGAAAACCGTTTACGTCATCAGAACCAACAACAGAGAGGTTCCAATTCTAACGGTTCTGCCCGATGACACAAGCTTAGATGAGCTGACCGAGAGCATAAAGGAGAGCTTTGAGGCAGATATCAAGGTGGACTATGCTGTTTCACCAAGGAGTGCCCTAAGGGATGCCCTCATAGGAATGGTCAAGCACATCGGAGAGCGGAAGAACGTCAACCTCCTCGTAAAGAAGCTTCGTGAACTAAAAAAAGATGGGGATTCCCTTCTTATCGTTATGCACGACAATCCGGATCCGGACTCACTCGCCAGTGCCGCCGCACTGAGCCTTATAGCCCAGACCCTCGGCCTCAAGACCAAGATAGTCCACGGGGGCGAGATTACCCACCACGAGAACAGGGCCTTCGTGAACCTCCTCGGAATCGAGGTCGCTCGTGTCTCAAGGGGCTCCTACGAGCTGAAGAGATATCCCTTCATAGCCCTGGTTGATTGTCAGCCGAATGGAAACCTGACGATACTCGATAGCTCGGATTATGATAAGATTAAAATTGTTATCGACCATCATCAGGTTCTCCAGCACCTCTCCGATGTCCTTCCTGATGACGCCTTCCTCGATATAAGGCCCGATGTTAATTCAGCCTCGTCCATCCTCGTTGAGTACCTCAAGGGTCTCAATATAACCGTTTCGCCGTCTCTCGCGACTGCCCTTTTCTATGGTATATACATAGACACAAAGAAATTCTCGAAGCTGAGCCCCGTCGATTTGAAGGCAATAGAATTTTTAGCCGGTAAGGTTGACTACGAGCTCCTTGATAAGATTGAGCACCCAGATATAAGTACTGAAACCGCTGAAATCCTCGCGAGGGCCATAATGCACAGGAGGATGTACAAGAACGTCATAATAAGCAACGTGGGTTTCATAACCAACCGCGATGCCCTCGCAGAAGCGGCGGACTTCCTTCTCAGGCTGGAGGGCATAACGACCGTTCTCGTCTTTGGAATTGTTGACGACAAAATCGAGATTTCAGCGAGGACAAGGGACGTTAGGGTTAACATCGGTGTCATCATGAAGGAGGCCTTTGGAGAACTCGGCTCCGGTGGTGGTCATGCAAGGGCTGGAGGGGCCAGAATACCCCTTGGGATTTTCAAGCTCGCCAAGGACAAGAACTCCCTCCTTAAGCTCGTAGAGGAAGCGGTCACAGAAAGGTTCTTGGAAGCATTAAAGGTGAAAGAAGGTTAA
- a CDS encoding PRC-barrel domain-containing protein produces MVMRLSKLYGKQIYNTKGYYVGYVDEVLIEIDRGKGKVLALVLPGEKVGVPYDRVTAIGDIVLVKAKED; encoded by the coding sequence ATGGTGATGAGGCTTTCAAAGCTCTACGGCAAGCAGATTTACAATACGAAAGGTTACTACGTCGGTTATGTTGATGAGGTATTAATCGAGATTGACAGGGGAAAAGGAAAGGTACTCGCGCTTGTTTTGCCAGGAGAAAAGGTTGGAGTTCCCTACGACCGTGTTACTGCCATAGGGGACATAGTCCTTGTTAAGGCGAAGGAGGATTAA
- a CDS encoding CTP-dependent riboflavin kinase, with the protein MKKIKLLVLLADRGAVGKKVRVTVRELANELNVSPQTILRLLGEMEEEGLINRLVEGKRTFVEITPEGAGFLRELCDEISRALSTGVIIGEVVSGLGEGAYYVKQYAPLIREYLSFEPYPGTLNVRVLFPKTVFDALCNARPVIIPGFTREGRTFGDVKAYRVRIDSIEGAIVIPSRTVHPPKIAEIVAPVKLREKLGLRDGDRIRIEVVE; encoded by the coding sequence ATGAAGAAAATCAAGCTCTTGGTTTTGCTTGCCGACAGGGGAGCAGTGGGAAAGAAGGTTCGCGTAACCGTTAGGGAGCTCGCAAACGAACTTAACGTTTCCCCCCAGACCATCCTTAGACTCCTCGGGGAGATGGAAGAAGAAGGACTCATAAACAGGCTCGTGGAGGGCAAAAGGACTTTCGTTGAGATAACACCCGAGGGGGCAGGCTTTCTAAGGGAGCTCTGCGACGAGATTTCAAGGGCACTTTCCACCGGGGTGATAATAGGCGAAGTCGTCTCAGGCCTCGGTGAGGGAGCTTATTACGTCAAACAGTACGCCCCCCTGATAAGAGAATACCTCAGCTTTGAGCCATATCCGGGAACCCTAAACGTTCGAGTTCTCTTCCCGAAGACCGTTTTCGATGCCCTTTGCAACGCGAGGCCGGTCATAATCCCGGGGTTCACAAGGGAGGGCAGAACATTTGGAGATGTTAAAGCCTATCGCGTGAGGATTGACTCGATAGAGGGGGCTATAGTGATACCCTCCAGAACCGTCCATCCACCAAAGATAGCTGAAATAGTTGCCCCCGTTAAGCTGAGGGAAAAACTCGGTCTCCGTGATGGGGATAGAATTAGGATTGAGGTGGTAGAATGA